The following DNA comes from Bacillota bacterium.
ATCTTAGCAAACCTCCCCCCAATAATCAAGGAGTTTTTCCAAGCTGCTTCCATCCTCGACATTGAGGGTACGGGCCTCGGGCACGATCCGCTTGAGGAACCCGGAAAGGGTTTTCCCCGGTCCGACTTCGACGAAGAGGTTCACCCCATCGTCGACCATCCGCCGGACCGATTCCTCCCAGCGGACCGGTCGCGACACCTGGTCGATCAAGCAACGCTTAATGTCCTCGGGCTGGCGCACATAGTCGGCCGAAACGTTGGCCACCACGGGGATGACCGCTTCCTTCAGTTCCACTTGCTCCAGGTCTTCGGCCAGACGCTCCCCGGCCGGACGAAGCAGCCGGCAGTGGAAGGGAGCGCTTACAGCCAGCCTGACAACACGGGTCGCGCCCAGTTCCTTGGCCATCGCCACGGCCCTGTCGACGGCCGCCGTCTCCCCGGCGATGACCACCTGTCCGGGGCAGTTGTAGTTGGCCGGTTCGACCACACCGGTGGCCGAGGCCTCGCGGCAAGCCTGTTCGACCTCGGCCCGTCCCAGACCGAGGATGGCGGCCATCGTCCCCCGTCCTTCCGGGACCGCTTCCTGCATGTACCGCCCGCGTCTCTGGACCAGCCGGACGGCGTCGCCCAGGTCCAGGGAATCGGCCGCCACCAGCGCTCCATATTCGCCGAGGGACAGCCCGGCGGCGGCCTCTGGGGTGACTCCCTGTTCCACGAGGACGGCCAGACAAGCCGCCGAGACGGCGAGGATGGCCGGCTGCGTGTTGACGGTCTGCTTGAGGGCCTCCTCGGGGCCTTCGAAGCAGACTTTGGCCAGGTCCATCCCCAGGCTATCGTTGACCTCCTCGAAGACGGCCCGAGCGCTGGGATATCGCTCGCAAAGCTCCTTACCCATGCCTACGTACTGGGCCCCTTGCCCTGGAAAGATGAAACCCGCTCCCATCGAACCGTGGAACCTCCGGATGGTGTGACGTGGACTGGGTCGCGTCGGCGGCCGTTGCGCCTTGCCCGGCGGTCAGGCCCGCGGGGCCAGGCCGCCCAGCCCGTAGAAGACGACGGCCAGTGTCCCCGG
Coding sequences within:
- the fabD gene encoding ACP S-malonyltransferase — its product is MGAGFIFPGQGAQYVGMGKELCERYPSARAVFEEVNDSLGMDLAKVCFEGPEEALKQTVNTQPAILAVSAACLAVLVEQGVTPEAAAGLSLGEYGALVAADSLDLGDAVRLVQRRGRYMQEAVPEGRGTMAAILGLGRAEVEQACREASATGVVEPANYNCPGQVVIAGETAAVDRAVAMAKELGATRVVRLAVSAPFHCRLLRPAGERLAEDLEQVELKEAVIPVVANVSADYVRQPEDIKRCLIDQVSRPVRWEESVRRMVDDGVNLFVEVGPGKTLSGFLKRIVPEARTLNVEDGSSLEKLLDYWGEVC